Proteins encoded in a region of the Terriglobia bacterium genome:
- a CDS encoding sigma-70 family RNA polymerase sigma factor, whose translation MKDHDAYGKLRDFQFAVSVGYPALQGIEVFRLLHTCLHSNDQASWSEFVRRTQPVIAGVIVKAMRRWRSPSPATVDDLVQETYLKLCANDFKALREFDCEHDNALYGFLKVVASHVVHDYFRSSYSQKRGSGKEAEELEPASTSRADGSASMRNMEREILFQEISECLEVRAAGPNFARDYAIFWLYYVQGFTARAIARLPRIGLTVKGVESTLLRLTRLVREGLTGKSSTDDD comes from the coding sequence ATGAAAGACCATGATGCATATGGAAAGTTGCGCGACTTTCAATTCGCCGTCTCGGTTGGTTACCCCGCCCTTCAGGGTATAGAGGTTTTTCGTCTGCTGCACACCTGTCTACACTCCAATGACCAAGCCTCCTGGTCCGAATTCGTCCGCCGTACCCAGCCGGTGATTGCCGGCGTCATCGTCAAGGCCATGCGTCGCTGGAGAAGTCCTTCCCCCGCCACGGTCGACGATCTGGTCCAGGAGACCTATCTCAAGCTCTGCGCCAACGATTTCAAGGCCCTGCGCGAGTTCGACTGTGAGCATGACAACGCGCTGTATGGGTTTTTGAAGGTCGTGGCATCCCATGTTGTCCACGACTACTTCCGCAGCTCTTACAGCCAGAAGCGTGGTAGTGGCAAGGAAGCCGAGGAATTGGAGCCAGCGAGCACGAGCCGCGCTGACGGCAGCGCATCCATGCGTAATATGGAGCGGGAAATCCTGTTCCAGGAAATCAGCGAGTGCCTTGAAGTCCGCGCAGCCGGCCCAAATTTCGCGCGAGACTACGCCATCTTTTGGTTGTATTACGTTCAGGGCTTCACGGCCAGGGCCATCGCCCGCCTTCCTCGCATCGGGCTGACTGTCAAGGGAGTGGAAAGCACTCTCTTGCGCCTGACTCGCTTGGTGCGCGAAGGACTGACCGGCAAGTCCTCCACGGACGACGACTAG
- a CDS encoding TOMM precursor leader peptide-binding protein codes for MPFLVLRWLLCARIPLTITDQPGSKSQVFHADFSSTSALHSFMSIVIFLNENRGALPFREELLRRIAFIEPYLRIIIGFGLADLTGLQATGNAAALLVIARKGFITIGPLYQPGASACFACLGHWLSISNTDLNVSSSSWPGRAEARAAADLIDQVLSTRNAQQELRCAIRTFDLSQQSRSIHPVYPLRDCPKCSAVTVSGAWGLRIHCSSLTGIVKKMEITTTRTAGAYRALATWASPLPLGHARPLLKAQESHGRGRTREEAEQGCIGEALERYSLIYRGDEPLQRARLGDVPGVDPREILLYSEQQYESREEWNRTADERYFVGERFDPTQAIDWFPGLDLTGGTEIRLPAACVLMWYMFRAGEPEYARADTIGCGSGWTVEDALVHALLEWIERDAMALWWYNRIRRPSVKLESFDMPELVGVRDDLRRIGRDFFLLDCTTDLGIPTYVSAAPRFDGTELLYAGASHLSPRIAAWKAASEVGQLWFGAVHKQAVDVELKAWLAHSIDKQNYLSPTSEIEAPQEPTPLNPGEQVKVIIDRMKGAGLRVCMADLSRNDVILKTVRAVVPGMRHIWNRRAPGRLYDVPVRLGWLDSPLQESELNPICCMI; via the coding sequence ATGCCTTTTCTGGTCTTGCGATGGTTGCTTTGTGCGCGGATACCGCTTACTATCACCGATCAACCGGGGTCAAAATCGCAAGTTTTCCATGCGGATTTTTCATCAACCTCCGCACTGCACTCGTTTATGTCGATCGTTATCTTTTTGAACGAAAACCGAGGTGCTTTACCTTTTCGCGAAGAGCTTCTTCGTCGAATAGCCTTCATTGAGCCCTATCTGCGCATCATCATTGGGTTTGGTTTGGCTGACCTCACGGGCCTACAGGCGACGGGAAACGCTGCTGCTCTTCTGGTCATTGCAAGGAAAGGCTTTATCACGATTGGTCCGCTTTATCAGCCGGGAGCGTCCGCGTGTTTTGCCTGTTTGGGCCATTGGCTTTCGATCTCAAACACCGATCTCAACGTTTCCTCTTCTTCCTGGCCCGGCCGGGCTGAGGCGCGCGCGGCGGCAGACTTGATTGATCAAGTACTCTCGACACGCAATGCTCAACAGGAGTTGCGGTGCGCGATCCGGACCTTTGACCTTTCCCAACAGAGTCGTTCGATCCATCCCGTTTATCCCTTGCGTGACTGCCCAAAGTGCTCTGCAGTTACGGTCTCTGGGGCTTGGGGGTTGCGAATTCATTGCAGTTCCCTTACCGGGATTGTTAAGAAAATGGAGATCACCACAACCCGCACGGCTGGCGCCTACAGGGCGCTGGCAACCTGGGCAAGTCCACTTCCCTTAGGCCACGCCCGGCCTTTACTAAAAGCGCAGGAGTCTCATGGACGCGGCAGGACTCGCGAAGAAGCGGAACAGGGATGCATCGGAGAAGCGCTGGAACGTTACAGCCTCATCTATCGCGGCGATGAACCATTGCAGCGCGCCCGCCTCGGGGATGTTCCCGGAGTGGACCCTCGAGAAATCCTGCTTTACAGCGAACAACAATATGAATCCCGGGAGGAATGGAATCGCACAGCCGACGAGCGCTACTTCGTCGGCGAACGCTTTGATCCCACGCAAGCGATCGACTGGTTCCCGGGGCTCGATCTGACAGGTGGCACCGAGATCCGGTTGCCCGCCGCTTGCGTCCTGATGTGGTACATGTTTCGCGCCGGAGAGCCCGAATATGCGCGCGCGGACACCATTGGATGTGGCAGCGGATGGACTGTCGAGGACGCCCTGGTCCACGCTCTATTGGAATGGATTGAGCGCGATGCGATGGCACTCTGGTGGTATAACCGCATTAGGCGCCCTTCGGTCAAACTTGAATCGTTTGACATGCCGGAATTGGTCGGCGTGCGCGATGACCTGCGCAGAATAGGCCGCGACTTTTTCCTGTTGGATTGCACAACGGACCTCGGCATTCCGACTTATGTTTCTGCTGCACCGCGCTTTGACGGCACGGAGCTATTGTACGCAGGAGCCAGCCATCTCTCGCCGCGAATCGCCGCCTGGAAAGCCGCCAGCGAAGTGGGCCAACTCTGGTTCGGGGCGGTTCATAAACAGGCGGTCGACGTGGAGCTGAAAGCTTGGCTGGCTCACTCCATTGATAAACAGAATTACCTGTCACCCACCTCCGAAATCGAAGCACCCCAAGAACCGACACCGCTAAACCCAGGGGAACAAGTGAAGGTGATTATTGATCGCATGAAAGGAGCTGGGTTGCGTGTCTGCATGGCCGATTTGAGCCGGAACGACGTGATTCTAAAGACGGTTCGAGCAGTTGTTCCTGGAATGCGCCATATCTGGAACAGACGCGCTCCCGGACGACTTTACGATGTTCCAGTGCGCCTTGGCTGGCTGGACTCGCCGCTCCAGGAGAGCGAACTAAATCCCATCTGTTGTATGATCTAA